A single Paenibacillus kribbensis DNA region contains:
- the nikB gene encoding nickel ABC transporter permease subunit NikB yields the protein MISYIGKRMIAVIPIVLFATLVTFALIHISPVDPAEAYLTAAHIYPTPEILEQKRHEFGLDQPLLTQYMQTLQRISRLDFGTSYLTNKPVWDEVKVRLPATAELALSSMLLSIVVSIPLGVLAAIRKNGWIDMLSRGVSYVGASIPQFWLGYLLIFFFSVRLDLLPVEGRGTWQHLVLPTLTLSFVLIALYTRLLRSSVLEQLQETYVQYARTRGIRERIIMLKHVLKIAIAPLITGMGMNLGKLLTGTIIVEQVFSWPGFGRYFVEAIFNRDIPVIQCYVFLAACLFIVCNLLVDLVHLYMDPRISAKGRAER from the coding sequence CTTTGCACTCATTCATATTTCACCGGTTGATCCGGCCGAGGCCTATTTGACAGCAGCTCACATCTATCCGACTCCGGAAATTCTGGAGCAGAAGCGGCATGAATTCGGGCTGGATCAGCCTTTGCTGACACAGTATATGCAGACGCTGCAAAGAATCAGCCGGCTGGATTTTGGTACTTCGTACCTGACAAACAAGCCGGTGTGGGATGAGGTGAAGGTTCGGCTGCCGGCCACTGCCGAGCTGGCCTTGAGCAGCATGCTGCTATCCATTGTGGTGAGTATTCCGCTGGGCGTACTGGCGGCGATACGTAAAAATGGCTGGATCGACATGCTTAGTCGAGGGGTTTCATATGTTGGAGCGTCTATTCCACAGTTCTGGCTGGGATATCTGTTGATTTTCTTTTTCTCTGTCCGGTTGGACTTGCTGCCTGTAGAGGGGCGGGGAACATGGCAGCATTTGGTGCTCCCCACGTTGACCCTGTCGTTCGTTCTGATTGCTCTATATACGCGCCTGCTGCGCTCCAGTGTATTGGAGCAGCTTCAGGAAACGTATGTGCAGTATGCCAGAACCAGAGGGATTCGTGAACGTATAATTATGCTCAAGCATGTGCTCAAAATTGCCATTGCTCCGCTGATTACGGGTATGGGCATGAATCTGGGCAAGCTGCTGACCGGAACGATTATTGTGGAGCAGGTGTTTTCATGGCCCGGTTTTGGCCGATATTTTGTGGAAGCGATTTTTAACCGGGATATTCCCGTCATACAATGCTATGTGTTTTTGGCGGCATGCCTGTTCATCGTATGCAATTTGCTCGTTGATCTGGTGCATTTGTATATGGACCCCCGAATTTCAGCGAAGGGACGAGCAGAGCGGTGA
- the nikC gene encoding nickel ABC transporter permease subunit NikC: MIRLRTMFKGQKVIVACSVVLAALFIIMAIAPWLAPHDPVKVNLLHKLEGPSKEYWLGTDHLGRDNLSRLLYGARISLGFATLIFLSSLGIGVVIGSVAGYVGGWVDSVLMRFCEGIMAFPNLVLVLGIVGIFGPGLMQVLLALMMVQWVYYARMCRNMVVSLKERNFIAAARISGSSSGAIIRRHIIPNVLRPIVVMGTLEMGWAIMDISALSFLGLGIQPPTPEWGAMIHEGTGYIRSHPELMIYPGVMILVVVMAFNILGEALSDRYGISKRQ, from the coding sequence ATGATAAGGTTGCGTACAATGTTCAAGGGTCAAAAAGTAATCGTGGCCTGCTCTGTCGTGCTGGCGGCTCTTTTCATCATTATGGCGATAGCCCCGTGGCTGGCCCCCCATGATCCGGTTAAAGTCAATTTATTGCACAAGCTGGAAGGACCTTCGAAGGAATACTGGCTGGGAACTGATCATTTGGGTCGGGACAATCTGTCCCGGCTGCTGTATGGAGCGCGTATTTCGCTCGGCTTTGCGACATTGATTTTCCTGTCCTCGCTTGGCATTGGTGTCGTGATTGGATCGGTTGCAGGTTATGTGGGCGGCTGGGTCGATAGTGTGCTAATGCGGTTTTGCGAAGGGATTATGGCGTTCCCGAATCTGGTGCTCGTACTGGGTATTGTCGGTATTTTTGGGCCGGGTCTGATGCAGGTGCTGCTTGCCTTGATGATGGTGCAGTGGGTGTATTATGCCCGAATGTGCCGCAATATGGTCGTTAGTCTGAAAGAGCGGAATTTTATAGCGGCCGCAAGGATTAGCGGCTCCTCCTCAGGAGCCATTATCCGGAGGCATATCATTCCCAATGTGCTGCGTCCGATTGTGGTTATGGGTACGCTGGAGATGGGCTGGGCGATCATGGATATTTCCGCGTTGTCTTTCCTCGGTCTGGGTATCCAGCCACCGACTCCCGAGTGGGGAGCGATGATTCATGAGGGAACAGGCTACATCCGCAGTCATCCGGAATTAATGATCTATCCGGGCGTCATGATTCTGGTAGTGGTCATGGCCTTCAATATATTGGGAGAGGCGCTGTCAGACCGGTACGGAATTTCCAAACGTCAGTAA
- the nikD gene encoding nickel import ATP-binding protein NikD — protein MDDGAKSKVLEVRGLQVKLQTGTGTVPLLEPIDFELKKGQVLGLVGESGSGKTVTCNALLQLLDRQTMDVKGSVRLNGRELNGMAAEEMRRILGKDIALIMQNPMNAFTPVYTIGAQFMETIRTHTQLTTRQARNLAITALEKMNLPEPAKLLKRYPFQLSGGMLQRVMIAISMCLRPAVVIADEPTTALDVVNQLQVLRELDRLRTEYGTSILLISHDLGVISQMADEVAVMQQGRIVEQAEVHRLFNQPQHEYTKILLHARPKLSLRDMNQVGG, from the coding sequence ATGGATGACGGGGCGAAGTCGAAGGTGCTGGAGGTCCGCGGCTTGCAGGTGAAGCTCCAAACGGGTACAGGGACAGTGCCTCTGCTGGAGCCAATTGATTTTGAACTGAAAAAAGGGCAGGTACTGGGTCTTGTTGGCGAAAGTGGAAGCGGCAAAACGGTGACCTGTAACGCCCTGCTCCAGTTGCTGGATCGCCAGACGATGGACGTAAAAGGCAGTGTCCGTCTGAATGGGCGTGAGCTGAACGGAATGGCGGCCGAGGAGATGCGGCGTATTCTTGGCAAGGACATCGCGTTGATTATGCAAAATCCGATGAATGCTTTTACGCCCGTGTATACGATCGGGGCTCAGTTTATGGAAACCATCCGCACTCATACCCAATTGACCACACGACAGGCCCGTAATCTTGCTATAACAGCTTTGGAAAAGATGAATTTGCCCGAACCGGCCAAGCTGTTGAAGCGGTATCCCTTTCAGCTCAGCGGGGGGATGCTACAACGCGTCATGATTGCCATTTCCATGTGCCTGCGTCCTGCGGTGGTGATCGCGGATGAACCGACAACAGCGCTCGATGTCGTGAATCAGCTACAGGTGCTGAGAGAGCTGGACCGCTTGCGCACAGAATACGGCACCTCCATTTTGCTGATCTCGCACGATCTGGGAGTGATTTCCCAAATGGCAGATGAAGTAGCTGTCATGCAGCAGGGACGTATTGTCGAGCAGGCGGAGGTTCATCGGCTGTTCAATCAGCCGCAGCATGAATATACGAAAATACTGCTGCATGCCAGGCCCAAGTTGTCCCTGCGGGACATGAACCAGGTAGGCGGTTAG
- the nikE gene encoding nickel import ATP-binding protein NikE, with protein MRVLQVKEVTHSYGRRKWLGRSELRPPVLSGVSLTIESGFCLGLLGTSGAGKSTLGKVILGLEKPQEGQVLFQGQDIYNGSTQVRRELRRDMQVVFQDCYSAVNPRMTAGQIIGEPLDNYERLSVQEQKRTVENLLERVGLKPEDRNKLPHQFSGGQLQRINIARAIALKPKLIVLDESVSSLDMVHQMHILSLLGELKSSFGLSYLFITHDIRAASAVCDGIAVMEQGKLIERCDDKDRIFESAHPAVQRLISSILPEHPADRLPLHE; from the coding sequence ATGCGCGTGCTGCAAGTGAAGGAAGTAACTCATAGCTATGGAAGGCGCAAATGGCTGGGCCGCTCCGAACTACGTCCCCCCGTGCTGTCCGGCGTTTCGCTTACGATAGAGAGCGGATTTTGCCTGGGCTTGCTTGGAACCAGCGGAGCGGGTAAAAGCACGCTGGGCAAGGTCATTCTGGGGCTGGAGAAGCCGCAGGAGGGCCAGGTGCTGTTTCAGGGACAGGACATTTATAATGGAAGCACACAGGTCCGCAGGGAGCTGCGACGGGATATGCAGGTCGTATTTCAGGACTGCTATTCCGCTGTAAATCCCCGGATGACCGCCGGGCAGATTATCGGGGAGCCGCTGGACAATTACGAACGGCTATCGGTACAGGAGCAAAAGAGAACGGTGGAGAACCTGCTGGAGCGGGTCGGTCTCAAGCCGGAGGATCGGAATAAACTTCCGCATCAGTTTAGCGGCGGACAATTGCAGCGGATCAACATTGCCCGAGCCATTGCCCTCAAGCCCAAGCTCATCGTGCTGGATGAGTCCGTCAGCAGCCTGGATATGGTTCACCAGATGCATATTTTATCCCTGCTAGGAGAGCTGAAATCCTCGTTCGGGTTGTCATATCTGTTCATCACGCATGATATTCGGGCAGCTTCCGCCGTCTGTGATGGCATCGCCGTGATGGAGCAGGGGAAATTGATCGAGCGCTGTGATGACAAGGATCGGATTTTTGAATCCGCCCATCCGGCTGTGCAACGGTTGATCTCATCTATTTTGCCGGAACATCCAGCAGATCGTCTTCCACTTCATGAATGA
- a CDS encoding transporter substrate-binding domain-containing protein gives MKKSAFVAAIGLSLVLLTGALSGCSSKEAASGDKVIYVGTQNDYPPFAFTNDKNELTGYDVDVIKEIDKKLDGYKFEFVPSGWDGIFLALEANKIQVVADEIAKNPEREQKYLFSDESYFQAQSVIVVKKGRTDIHSLKDLEGKKVAASVGDSYTQLLEQYNAKNGNKIILKYNDTGTSSDNLQDVQNGRVDAYVNDPVMTAATIKKEGLQVEAIGDPVKTDDINLVFNKDKQGEELKAKIDPIIKELKADGTLKKLSEQWTGGEYIPQ, from the coding sequence ATGAAAAAATCTGCTTTCGTTGCAGCGATTGGCCTATCTCTTGTGTTATTAACGGGTGCCTTGAGTGGATGCTCCTCAAAGGAAGCGGCGTCAGGGGATAAGGTGATTTATGTCGGCACACAAAATGACTACCCGCCGTTTGCTTTTACGAATGATAAAAATGAACTGACCGGATACGATGTGGATGTCATCAAGGAAATTGACAAGAAGCTGGACGGCTACAAGTTTGAGTTTGTTCCTTCGGGCTGGGACGGAATTTTCCTGGCGCTGGAAGCGAACAAAATTCAGGTCGTAGCGGATGAAATCGCCAAGAATCCCGAGCGTGAGCAAAAATACTTGTTCTCTGATGAATCTTACTTCCAGGCTCAATCCGTCATTGTTGTGAAAAAAGGCAGAACGGATATACACTCTCTCAAGGATTTGGAAGGCAAGAAGGTAGCTGCTTCCGTAGGGGATTCCTACACTCAATTACTGGAACAGTACAATGCAAAGAACGGAAATAAAATTATTTTGAAATACAATGACACAGGCACTTCGTCTGACAACCTTCAGGACGTGCAAAATGGCCGGGTAGACGCTTATGTCAATGATCCAGTCATGACGGCTGCTACGATCAAGAAGGAAGGCTTGCAGGTCGAAGCGATAGGTGATCCTGTGAAAACGGATGATATCAATCTGGTGTTCAATAAGGATAAGCAGGGCGAAGAACTGAAAGCGAAAATTGACCCCATTATTAAAGAACTGAAAGCGGACGGAACGCTGAAAAAACTGTCTGAACAATGGACAGGTGGGGAATATATCCCTCAGTAA
- a CDS encoding amino acid ABC transporter permease produces MEKLFDLDYMLKSLPRIVEYLPVTLWIALLSMLLGSIIGLATALIRIYKVPVLAQLSTLYVSYIRGTPLIVQLFLVYYGIPKFLYFFQSEYGFLQQLNIYVIPPEIFALLSFSLNLGGYLSETFRAAINSVDRGQFEAANSIGMSQTQIMLKIVLPQALTVALPNLGNTLISTVKDTSFIFMIGVVDMMGQAKIMGARALAFFEVYVAVSLIYWLVCIIIERGLVVLEKRIRIYERSE; encoded by the coding sequence ATGGAAAAGCTGTTTGACCTTGATTATATGCTGAAAAGCCTTCCCCGGATCGTGGAGTATCTACCTGTTACGCTATGGATTGCGCTATTATCCATGCTGCTGGGTTCGATCATCGGATTGGCGACGGCCTTAATCCGGATATACAAGGTGCCTGTTTTGGCGCAATTGTCTACGCTGTATGTCTCGTACATTCGGGGAACGCCGCTGATTGTGCAGTTATTTCTCGTATATTATGGAATACCCAAGTTTTTATATTTTTTTCAGAGCGAATATGGTTTCCTGCAGCAATTAAATATCTACGTGATTCCACCCGAGATTTTCGCACTGTTGTCATTTTCGTTGAACCTTGGGGGGTATCTGTCGGAGACGTTCCGGGCGGCGATTAATTCAGTCGACCGGGGACAATTTGAGGCTGCCAATTCCATCGGGATGAGTCAGACACAGATTATGCTCAAAATTGTACTGCCACAGGCGTTGACGGTGGCTTTGCCCAATCTGGGGAACACGCTGATCAGTACGGTGAAGGATACGTCTTTTATTTTTATGATCGGTGTTGTCGATATGATGGGACAGGCTAAAATTATGGGCGCGCGGGCGCTGGCTTTTTTTGAGGTGTATGTTGCGGTGTCTCTGATCTACTGGCTGGTGTGCATCATTATTGAACGCGGGCTTGTCGTGTTGGAGAAGCGTATTCGAATTTACGAAAGAAGTGAGTAA